The genomic window CTGATACTTGCATTGCTATtacaaaaagaaggaaattaGATGACAATatgtcaaatatatatacatggaaaaaacaatatatagagTATCAGTTCTCTTGTACCTGTGACTGCATCCATGAAGAGTACGAAAGGATCCACTTCATCAATTGGAGATTCTAATTCCTCGTCATCGCTAAAATCATCGTCTGaaaagtcatcatcatcgctGTAAGAGCGGAAGTCCTTTGCCTAATGATAATACACAAAGGAAGTAACTTAGTGAGCTACTACGACTAGCAAATTTCACATTTCATGAGATCAGAGTAGAGGATTAGTTTAGGGTCAAAGAAGACAGACCTGTGCTGCTAACTTGCGGAGTGTACTTCCATCAGTTTCATCTGGATTCTCGTCATCGCcgtcctcatcttcatcatctgttTGGAATTCATCCATGTcgtcatcatcaccatcttcatcttcttcttcctcttctgccTTTGCCGCTTCTGTCACAAATGTTCAAATAGGAATATCAGCGAGGTctgttataagaaaaatgagagaTATGAAAAGTCACTGACCAGCAAGTTGATCCTTGTATGCCACTAAAAGCTCGAGAAGAGCCCTGAATACATGTGGCAAGACCTCTCCAGGCAATTGACCAGCTGGAAGGCTGAAAAGTGATGTCAACCCCAAGATGCAAACTTTCTTATCATGTTCTCTGCATGTGAACCAAGGAAGAATGTTATCTTGAAAGAAATgtgaggagaagagagaggagagagtgAGATAGaggttaaaaaaatttagattcaCCCACCTCTTGAAGTTAGAACGTGCaccactcttcttcttttcttgcagCATTTGGAACCATAGAGTAAAAATTTCTGTTGCGATACCAAATCGTTGCAGTATGCCAAGTGCCAAAGGGGTATTGTAGTAAAAGGCATTTGCAACCTGCCCAAGGGTATCAAAGCAGTACATTCAGCAATTAATGCCAATCCTTAGCTTAACTCAGTGACAGACAGCTTAAAAAAAGTAGTAATTAACTCTATGAAGCTAAAAATAACTGCCGCTACTTTCCTTACCACTTCAACCAGAAGGCACTTGAAGGAAGATTTCTCAGCACCGCGTAGCCGATCAAGTGTGATTCTCAGGTAGGGTTCTACCCATTGATCCACCTGGCCCTTGCATGTCTGAAGCACTATCCCTAATAGCTTCGGAGCTGGCTCGAGGTCACTGtcatcaatatttttattcgCCATAAGCTGCACATGAGAAAGATTTAACAAGTTAAACCAACATAAGTATGTGTACGGtggaaggaaaaaaaggaTGAGGCCATCTACTGTTTTGTTTATACGAGTAAACGTACAGAAACTATCAGATAGTGAGCTTACCACAGATATCACATTCCAAAGATTTTGCTGGTAATCTGGTTCCTTGCAAGTAAGATAATGCCCAGTCCCCCTGGATATATAGTTGTGCAACGGGACCAATATATCTAATATTATCCAATAGGACgatcaaagaaaaaggaaactaaattaggaaaataaaatgaaactttaTGAAAATGGAAAcggcaaaaaaaaacccaCTACCGGTATCGTACTTGGGAAAAAGTCAATAGCCCAATCCACGAGTGCTTCCATCATTAAAGGCCATAGACTCCACATCTCCAATGATATTGTAGGTGAAAAAGTAGTAATATATGAGACGATCTCCAGAACCTCTTCAAACACATCTGGCCATAATGAATGAATGACCATGATTAAAACAAACTCCACATGTGGCATAAACCACAATGCGTTCAAAGGAACCCAAGAAATGACTAACATGTCAAAATATATGGAGTCTCTTAAAACATTATGCATACCTTGACCATCAGTTGTCAGCATTTTCCGCATTATTGGCAGTAACTGTGGTTCAATCTGACCATAAAGATGAGGGAGACTACTGATAGATTCAAGAATGGTACTGATGGCACGGAGACATCCCACTGCAGCCAATGCACCAGCATCATCAGTTTCATCATCACCGTTGTCAGTGTCGATACACCTCCAGAAAGCACTGGCCTGGAATTAATTAACAAGAACAAGGTATATTAGTGCCAAACGTAAAACAACACTCAAAATGGGGACACAACAGAATATTATCTTACCAAGTTTTGGCACAAACCCAAAGCATACGGAGAAATCTCCTCTCCAAACTTATACACAATAGTCTCTAATGTAAAAGCAAGGTCTTCGTTTTCAACTTCCTTCATTAGCTTGAAAAATTCTGCACAGCACAAGTCCACCTCAATTATTTCAGTAGATTAACATGATGTTTGGTTTTAGCAAATCATTCGTAAAGCATACCATCAAGAAGTTGAGGAAGAACTGGGCGGATTTCATCTAAATCTGCAGGGCAAATACAGTTAGTTGAATTTCTACTAATCCAcgttaatacaaaaaaatcaggaGAAGGAAAAAGGGCGGGGAAATCTTAGGAAGAGatagaaacatatttttgGTGGTGCCGATACTTACCTTTGCAGGCTTCAATAAATGAACGCAAAGCAAAAACTGAATCCACCCGAACAGGAAGTTCTAGATCACACATTCCGGAGATAACACAATGCAATGCCTTTGAAAAATTGCTCTGGTCTGAGAAATCGATATTGGCGTACTGCCCTGCAACCCACGCAGCCTACAAACAGGAAAAATGAGGAGAAATAAGCTCGACAAGTTATAGTATCCACGTGGTGAAAGCAATATGGATGATGCAACATCGTTTAACACAAGTTGCTTTGTCGCAGCAGCGTCTAAGCAGGCATATCATATACCACAAAGAATCTTCCTTCAAGAAACTTTACATGGTAGTGATGAACAAGTATTTCAGTTGCAGCGGCTTCACAAAGTAGTTATAGAGAAATGCAAGCATTTGGAAGGATGgagaaaaatcttaaaacatcTTCAAGCACATGCATAAATGATAATGAATAAAAGTATAATTTGCATAACAGAAACGGACAAGAAGGGGGCTTAAGCATCAAAAAAGAAGTCACCAAAACCTTAGCTCTAAGATGACCAGCTGGGCTGCTAAATTCAGGAAAAACATGTTGCACTAACATATTCTCCAGCTCAGATTTGTAGGGTTCAGTTTGCCTAAGTTTATCACAAAGTGTCCCAACAGCAAGCAGAGCACCATCCTTAAGGCGATAAGGCTTGTTTTCCAGAGATGCTTCATTAtatctaaaacaaataaacaaagtaACTATATCATGTGATGATGTCACAATTATATAATACCCTTTTCTATTATTTGTAGATAAAGTTTGAAGGTAACCTCTTAAAAATGTCCACAACGAACTGTATAAATTTTGGGAAGTTTTCTTTTCCACGCTTTCTGACCAGCTCAGTCACAAAGTCCATAGACGCAGTCCTGGGACTGTATAAATCTTCAATTATATCTGTAGAACAGGTAATgttgttataaaaatatatgttttcggATTATCCAAACAAGACTAGGAAGACATTAACAACATACCATAACCCTTCCTTACATACTCATGCGGGTCTTCATCCCAAAGCATTTGATCATTATCATTGAAACACATAAGTGGGAAAACTATTTCAAATAGGAGAGTGTTAAGGTGGGGCTGCAGTAAGTTGTACATGCTACTCTTCGAGATACtgcaaaaaacacaaatagcCATAAGAAGTCTAGAACCCAATAAATGAAAACGAAAATCTAGATACACAACCATTATCAGTTTTCAAGGAAACAATAGAAACTGCAACTAGAAAATCTACCCAAAACATTCTACCAATGGCTCTGACAACAGGCTGTGAGAAAAAGTATGATTACACCAACGgttttataaaatcaaaagaaaatataactaaCAAAACTCTCCAATAAAGccaaaaatatcatatcatGGGGACATCACGTGCAATGATTTTTCCAGTTTAATTGATCCAGAGAACTCATATTCAgataaatttctaaaattgaTCAAAAGTAGGCCATATAGAACATCCGACCTGTTGCTTAGATATTGAAGAATTAGGTTGATGACTCTATCCGGAAGATATCCACCTATACGAATGGCATTCAACAATTTCAGGTGGCACTCTAATATCTTGGCTGCATAGTTTATCTGGAACATTTGAGCAAAGGCTTTGTTATCTGGATTCTGGAGTTTCAGATCTCCAAACCTATAACAAGTTTTCAAAACTGTTATTTAAGGTAGATGAACAAATGCTAGGTTATAAGTTAACGGTAAGATTTTCATGTCCCCGCATACCGAGTGTATAGCCTGTTTAAGATATGAGCAATCCACTTCTTGGCCTTCCACCATCCCCAGGATTTTCTAAGCTCAGGGTCTTCAGGCTGGCCTTCTACGGGAACAGGACGTTCCAAAATGTTTAGGAACAGACCCATCCAAGCATTAAAAAAGTTTGGATCAAACAATGGTCTCGGAAGCTCTAGCTGTACGGAACAAGGATAAAAGagaattatatgaaaaaactTCAAGGCAAACCACCGAAAACCCATAAACTCcttacaaaattcaaaatccacAAATTTCTTTAGTTGAAGCCAGGAAGCAGGCAGTGAAGAACCATTAATGATAATGACCACAAGATTTACAACTTACATAAATACATGACCAGAATATCTTGCAAATAAGCTTGATATGGTCTGCCACTTCGAGAGAAGGATTTTCAACATGGACAAGATTGTTAAATATGTTCAACAGGTGGGGAAAAGTCTCCTCGACTACTCGGTGAATGGGTGCCCTATCTTCATCTGACTTAAACCTATAAACAGAACGTGGGAAAAGcagaaagagaaatttttaaaaaaatgattatatttttcatgatGTTTAATGTAATAACTGATAATCCGAACTCTTCGCAATAGACAGAAACCCCACAGCATGTAACCCCAACTTACCTAAATGCACATCTCTTTTCTACTAATCTGCTACTGATAAATATGCCATGCTTTGCAAGTTCAAGAGTTGATACCATGGCAGAAACATAAGCAGGAGATGGCAACAAAGATATGAACTCTCTATGACTATCAAAATTGACCAGAGTAGATAAAATCTACATATCACTATTAAGTGGCAAAAGGTGTAGAGGAACTATAAATGGCCAGGGTTGTTTTCAGAGGAagaactaataataataataatatgattgGCCAATTGCCAATCCTATGCTTATAACATGAACTATGAATGAGAAGGCAAAAACCTGAGCTAGAATTCTTACGCACATGGTGATTTCAGACAAACAGATTCATAACATAAATTTAAGTTGATAAAGCAGACTAACTCGTATTTTGAAGATAGTATCCTCAAGACAAATAGCGCTCCATAAACTTGTGGTTTTTGCAAGTTTTGCTTCACCCAGTCCAGGAGTTCGGGCCATTGCTCAGGATAGTCAGCGTAAATTATGGTCTTCAGGCACTCTCCCATCTGAACTCTGCATCATACACACCAATAACGAGCAAGAATAAGGACCAAAAACAGAGGCTAGCTTTCCTATCTATACTTCATTGTTAACATGTATGTGTAAATCAAGCCCATTTCACTCTACATAACACAAACATATCAGTCCGTAGacaaattaaccaaaaaaagtagATTGGTCTTAACGACTGCTGCAAGGTGTACACAAACTGCTACCTCAAAATCGGGGGCACTTGAGAGACAAATACAAGAATCTGGTTCCTGACAACATTCTTATCACTTGGCAAGATTATGTTCTGGTCACCtgcataacaaaacaaaaacaatgtaatCCAAGCAAACAGGTAACATAAcaatatttgattaataaacaaactaaataaacaattaCCAGAATGAGGTTCCCAGTGCTTAGCAATGAAATTCTTGAAATGGATACTAGCAGATTGGCGTACAGAAAGATCAGAGCCACCATCAACAATTATTTGCAATATCCTTATCAAATGCTGTGGAGTGTGCTgcaactgaaaaaaaaaaccgaaaTTTCAATCAGATTTTAAACCTTAATAGCAGATAATACAACCACAGTCAAATCAAGTCAAtctaatgaagaaaaaaaacatcgATACTCCGAATTTGGATAAGCTTAGTTCTATCacaattctaaaataataaagagagaaattgaacTAAGCAGAGAGGAAGGaataaaaaccagaaaaagaaaaatttggtGTATACCTGATTAAGGCTCTGCTCAGCAGCTCTGCGCTCGTCAGGATTGGGACTGAAAGCAGCCGCGCCAACGATTAAAGCGAGGCTAGGCAGATCCATCGGGGAATTCACAATCGGAAAGTCACGAATTTCAAGTCTCCTCCCGGAGGAAATCGACGAGACTCGAGAGAGTCAAAtcaggaggaagaagagacgaCGAagacgaaagagagagagaggtataAGAGAAGAAGGTCTAGGGTTTTAAATGGTTCGTTGGTGTGGttaagtctctctctctctctctcaaacgCGCGTGGTAataagtgaaaaataaaataaaaaccagcACGTGACACACACAATACAAAAACCGAGACTTTGCCTGGAGCTAGTAGTCCTTCACGCCTTACTAGTTTACACGGTCGATGGacgcttttgttttttttggtccgTAAATAATTGGGTTTATTATGTAGactattaaacaaatattataataacaggacaaaatttcaaaattattcaataaatgaattgattgaattttttcactattttttaatttcttatttgattctttaatgattatattcaaaataGTAATATCCTAACTTCATATTTAAACTCCATTATGATCATGGATAGGAATGAATTTGTGAAAAGtacataaaataattaaattagaaatatcCTAAAGAACCAAATGATATTaatcataacaaaacaatacttCTATACATGCAAATACTCTAATTGGAGTATgttgtattaaaattttaatatggTAGGGAACACTATTTATAAAAGATATTGGagaacaaaaactttttataataattagcttagaaaaaaaatgatgagtAATCTTCTGAATTTAGTGGGCCAATCCGACCTAATAGACAActcattgatttcatcttaCGTCAGGTACAGTTCATCAAATGCGaattatttcttaaattttaaaataatagcTACTTCTTTGGTTGGTTGCAAATGGGCTTCAGGAGTAGCGCGGGATAAAATGGGCCTGTAGAACATTTGATGGGCCACAATTCTCAAAagcttttcttcctctttttttcttttgttcactgctctcaaaagtcaaaagcttTCCTTTTGGTCTCAAAAGCTCATTATCATTAGGGTAGAAAAAAGAGTACATATAAGTGGTAAGTTGTAGTACTAgtaacatattaaatattaattctGTGAAAAGTTCTTTGATCACagtctttttttaataatcattaCTTGATAAATTATCTACGTGGAAAACAATACATCTTACCCCCATTTCATTTGGAGGATGTACAATGTGTCAATGTGAGACTAGCCGTTGGATGGGTCTACTCACATTCGTTGAAGAACATTAGGTACTGTTAAAACTTACAACCTTTTTCTCACCCAATGTGCATTTGCATGTGACATGCCTAGTGTTactctttatctttttacACACATAAGTTTCAGTGCAGATCAgatgtttctctttttacattttgtcAACAAGTTTCACTTTTAGCTATcgtttacaaaagaaaaagtttcaaatatacaagaaaaatattaatcgGCAGTAAAATCTCTAAGTCCATTTACGGTAACCAGAGAATGGTTGTTACACTATGATCATCAAGATTAAGACCAAACAGTCACAAGAGATCTTAACCATTGATTCAATTTTGGTCAACGACTCGAACTCCCAACATAACCAAAACAGTCAGTCGTAATAAAAAGACGCCCCGGTAGGCGTATAAcagaacaacaacaccaaaagaaaagggaaaaaaaaaacagaggaactAATAAACGGACCATGAGCTCCACAGAGACATACGAGCCGTTATTGACACGACTCCACTCGGATTCTCAGATAACTGAACGGTCTTCGCCAGAGATAGAGGAGTTTCTCCGCCGTCGTGGATCCACAGTGACACCACGGTGGTGGCTAAAGCTGGCAGTGTGGGAGTCAAAGCTTCTATGGACACTCTCTGGAGCCTCTATAGTGGTCTCTGTTCTGAATTACATGCTCAGCTTCGTCACCGTCATGTTCACCGGTCATCTCGGTTCTCTTCAGCTCGCCGGCGCTTCCATCGCCACCGTCGGAATCCAAGGCCTAGCTTACGGTATCATGGTACGAAGGCACATTTGAGTTCATAAAgtaaaaaacagagtgaaGAACACGAAACAACGTCGTTTAATTCTATATTTATTGTACACTTCATATGTTGATCGGTTTCTCCTTATCGAACATtcttgagttttaaaaagttttgttaatcAAATTGACTAGTTAGGAATGGCGAGCGCGGTCCAAACAGTGTGTGGTCAAGCGTACGGAGCGAGACAGTACTCATCAATGGGAATAATCTGCCAACGAGCCATGGTCTTGCACCTTGCAGCTGCAGTCTTCCTCACGTTCCTCTACTGGTACTCGGGTCCAATCCTTAAAACAATGGGCCAATCCGTAGCCATAGCACACGAGGGTCAGATCTTTGCACGTGGAATGATTCCACAAATTTACGCATTTGCCCTCGCTTGCCCGATGCAGAGGTTTCTTCAGGCTCAGAACATAGTGAACCCTTTGGCTTACATGTCCTTAGGAGTTTTCTTGCTCCACACGTTACTCACGTGGCTGGTTACCAACGTGCTGGATTTCGGCTTGCTTGGGGCGGCTCTGATTCTCAGTTTCTCATGGTGGCTGCTAGTAGCTGTGAATGGTATGTATATCTTGATGAGCCCGAATTGTAAGGAGACATGGACAGGGTTTTCAACGAGGGCATTTAGAGGGATATGGCCTTACTTCAAGCTCACGGTAGCTTCAGCAGTTATGCTATGGTAAACATAAAGCTGTTTGATATGAGCGTTTTGAGTATATGGTTTAAAGAAAGCTGATAccaaatttgaaatgaaatattCTTCAGTTTGGAGATATGGTACAACCAAGGGCTAGTGATTATCTCTGGTTTACTCTCCAATCCGACAATTTCTCTAGACGCTATTTCGATTTGGTATTTTTTCACTTACTTATCAAAATACCGATGAATCTCAATGGTTTCTTGACTAGTTGAGTCATTTTGCAGCATGTATTACTTGAATTGGGATATGCAGTTCATGCTTGGTCTAAGTGCAGCAATCAGGTATTAACAAAATGATCCATTTAAATCTTCAGTCGAAATGATCCATTTGGAAGCATCATAccgtttttgtgtttttggtcaGTGTGCGAGTGAGCAATGAGCTAGGAGCGGGAAATCCACGAGTGGCTATGTTATCAGTAGTGGTTGTCAACATCACGACTGTTCTCATCAGCTCAGTTCTCTGTGTCATCGTGCTTGTGTTCCGCGTTGGCCTTAGCAAAGCCTTCACCAGCGATGCAGAAGTTATAGCAGCCGTCTCTGACCTCTTTCCTCTTCTCGCCgtttccattttcttaaacGGAATCCAGCCAATTCTCTCTGGTAAAATCACAAAAGAGACCCTCTTGTGAATGCTTGATTGATGCTTTGGTCTTTGtggattgatttg from Arabidopsis thaliana chromosome 3, partial sequence includes these protein-coding regions:
- a CDS encoding ARM repeat superfamily protein (ARM repeat superfamily protein; FUNCTIONS IN: protein transporter activity, importin-alpha export receptor activity, binding; INVOLVED IN: intracellular protein transport, cell proliferation, protein import into nucleus, docking; LOCATED IN: nucleus, nuclear pore, cytoplasm; EXPRESSED IN: 24 plant structures; EXPRESSED DURING: 13 growth stages; CONTAINS InterPro DOMAIN/s: Importin-beta, N-terminal (InterPro:IPR001494), CAS/CSE, C-terminal (InterPro:IPR005043), Armadillo-like helical (InterPro:IPR011989), Armadillo-type fold (InterPro:IPR016024), Exportin/Importin, Cse1-like (InterPro:IPR013713); BEST Arabidopsis thaliana protein match is: ARM repeat superfamily protein (TAIR:AT2G31660.1); Has 35333 Blast hits to 34131 proteins in 2444 species: Archae - 798; Bacteria - 22429; Metazoa - 974; Fungi - 991; Plants - 531; Viruses - 0; Other Eukaryotes - 9610 (source: NCBI BLink).) — translated: MDLPSLALIVGAAAFSPNPDERRAAEQSLNQLQHTPQHLIRILQIIVDGGSDLSVRQSASIHFKNFIAKHWEPHSGDQNIILPSDKNVVRNQILVFVSQVPPILRVQMGECLKTIIYADYPEQWPELLDWVKQNLQKPQVYGALFVLRILSSKYEFKSDEDRAPIHRVVEETFPHLLNIFNNLVHVENPSLEVADHIKLICKIFWSCIYLELPRPLFDPNFFNAWMGLFLNILERPVPVEGQPEDPELRKSWGWWKAKKWIAHILNRLYTRFGDLKLQNPDNKAFAQMFQINYAAKILECHLKLLNAIRIGGYLPDRVINLILQYLSNSISKSSMYNLLQPHLNTLLFEIVFPLMCFNDNDQMLWDEDPHEYVRKGYDIIEDLYSPRTASMDFVTELVRKRGKENFPKFIQFVVDIFKRYNEASLENKPYRLKDGALLAVGTLCDKLRQTEPYKSELENMLVQHVFPEFSSPAGHLRAKAAWVAGQYANIDFSDQSNFSKALHCVISGMCDLELPVRVDSVFALRSFIEACKDLDEIRPVLPQLLDEFFKLMKEVENEDLAFTLETIVYKFGEEISPYALGLCQNLASAFWRCIDTDNGDDETDDAGALAAVGCLRAISTILESISSLPHLYGQIEPQLLPIMRKMLTTDGQDVFEEVLEIVSYITTFSPTISLEMWSLWPLMMEALVDWAIDFFPNILVPLHNYISRGTGHYLTCKEPDYQQNLWNVISVLMANKNIDDSDLEPAPKLLGIVLQTCKGQVDQWVEPYLRITLDRLRGAEKSSFKCLLVEVVANAFYYNTPLALGILQRFGIATEIFTLWFQMLQEKKKSGARSNFKREHDKKVCILGLTSLFSLPAGQLPGEVLPHVFRALLELLVAYKDQLAEAAKAEEEEEDEDGDDDDMDEFQTDDEDEDGDDENPDETDGSTLRKLAAQAKDFRSYSDDDDFSDDDFSDDEELESPIDEVDPFVLFMDAVTAMQVSDSPRFQSLTQTLDPHYHGLASTIAQHTELRRAEILKEKLEKQSSATVAS
- a CDS encoding ARM repeat superfamily protein (ARM repeat superfamily protein; FUNCTIONS IN: protein transporter activity, importin-alpha export receptor activity, binding; INVOLVED IN: intracellular protein transport, cell proliferation, protein import into nucleus, docking; LOCATED IN: nucleus, nuclear pore, cytoplasm; EXPRESSED IN: 24 plant structures; EXPRESSED DURING: 13 growth stages; CONTAINS InterPro DOMAIN/s: Importin-beta, N-terminal (InterPro:IPR001494), CAS/CSE, C-terminal (InterPro:IPR005043), Armadillo-like helical (InterPro:IPR011989), Armadillo-type fold (InterPro:IPR016024), Exportin/Importin, Cse1-like (InterPro:IPR013713); BEST Arabidopsis thaliana protein match is: ARM repeat superfamily protein (TAIR:AT2G31660.1); Has 8110 Blast hits to 5178 proteins in 456 species: Archae - 41; Bacteria - 603; Metazoa - 2454; Fungi - 1580; Plants - 679; Viruses - 179; Other Eukaryotes - 2574 (source: NCBI BLink).), whose protein sequence is MDLPSLALIVGAAAFSPNPDERRAAEQSLNQLQHTPQHLIRILQIIVDGGSDLSVRQSASIHFKNFIAKHWEPHSGDQNIILPSDKNVVRNQILVFVSQVPPILRVQMGECLKTIIYADYPEQWPELLDWVKQNLQKPQVYGALFVLRILSSKYEFKSDEDRAPIHRVVEETFPHLLNIFNNLVHVENPSLEVADHIKLICKIFWSCIYLELPRPLFDPNFFNAWMGLFLNILERPVPVEGQPEDPELRKSWGWWKAKKWIAHILNRLYTRFGDLKLQNPDNKAFAQMFQINYAAKILECHLKLLNAIRIGGYLPDRVINLILQYLSNSISKSSMYNLLQPHLNTLLFEIVFPLMCFNDNDQMLWDEDPHEYVRKGYDIIEDLYSPRTASMDFVTELVRKRGKENFPKFIQFVVDIFKRYNEASLENKPYRLKDGALLAVGTLCDKLRQTEPYKSELENMLVQHVFPEFSSPAGHLRAKAAWVAGQYANIDFSDQSNFSKALHCVISGMCDLELPVRVDSVFALRSFIEACKDLDEIRPVLPQLLDEFFKLMKEVENEDLAFTLETIVYKFGEEISPYALGLCQNLASAFWRCIDTDNGDDETDDAGALAAVGCLRAISTILESISSLPHLYGQIEPQLLPIMRKMLTTDGQDVFEEVLEIVSYITTFSPTISLEMWSLWPLMMEALVDWAIDFFPNILVPLHNYISRGTGHYLTCKEPDYQQNLWNVISVLMANKNIDDSDLEPAPKLLGIVLQTCKGQVDQWVEPYLRITLDRLRGAEKSSFKCLLVEVVANAFYYNTPLALGILQRFGIATEIFTLWFQMLQEKKKSGARSNFKREHDKKVCILGLTSLFSLPAGQLPGEVLPHVFRALLELLVAYKDQLAAAKAEEEEEDEDGDDDDMDEFQTDDEDEDGDDENPDETDGSTLRKLAAQAKDFRSYSDDDDFSDDDFSDDEELESPIDEVDPFVLFMDAVTAMQVSDSPRFQSLTQTLDPHYHGLASTIAQHTELRRAEILKEKLEKQSSATVAS
- the TT12 gene encoding MATE efflux family protein (TRANSPARENT TESTA 12 (TT12); CONTAINS InterPro DOMAIN/s: Multi antimicrobial extrusion protein MatE (InterPro:IPR002528); BEST Arabidopsis thaliana protein match is: MATE efflux family protein (TAIR:AT3G21690.1); Has 8592 Blast hits to 8553 proteins in 1935 species: Archae - 188; Bacteria - 5730; Metazoa - 144; Fungi - 324; Plants - 1347; Viruses - 0; Other Eukaryotes - 859 (source: NCBI BLink).) — its product is MSSTETYEPLLTRLHSDSQITERSSPEIEEFLRRRGSTVTPRWWLKLAVWESKLLWTLSGASIVVSVLNYMLSFVTVMFTGHLGSLQLAGASIATVGIQGLAYGIMLGMASAVQTVCGQAYGARQYSSMGIICQRAMVLHLAAAVFLTFLYWYSGPILKTMGQSVAIAHEGQIFARGMIPQIYAFALACPMQRFLQAQNIVNPLAYMSLGVFLLHTLLTWLVTNVLDFGLLGAALILSFSWWLLVAVNGMYILMSPNCKETWTGFSTRAFRGIWPYFKLTVASAVMLCLEIWYNQGLVIISGLLSNPTISLDAISICMYYLNWDMQFMLGLSAAISVRVSNELGAGNPRVAMLSVVVVNITTVLISSVLCVIVLVFRVGLSKAFTSDAEVIAAVSDLFPLLAVSIFLNGIQPILSGVAIGSGWQAVVAYVNLVTYYVIGLPIGCVLGFKTSLGVAGIWWGMIAGVILQTLTLIVLTLKTNWTSEVENAAQRVKTSATENQEMANAGV
- the TT12 gene encoding MATE efflux family protein, producing the protein MSSTETYEPLLTRLHSDSQITERSSPEIEEFLRRRGSTVTPRWWLKLAVWESKLLWTLSGASIVVSVLNYMLSFVTVMFTGHLGSLQLAGASIATVGIQGLAYGIMLGMASAVQTVCGQAYGARQYSSMGIICQRAMVLHLAAAVFLTFLYWYSGPILKTMGQSVAIAHEGQIFARGMIPQIYAFALACPMQRFLQAQNIVNPLAYMSLGVFLLHTLLTWLVTNVLDFGLLGAALILSFSWWLLVAVNGMYILMSPNCKETWTGFSTRAFRGIWPYFKLTVASAVMLCLEIWYNQGLVIISGLLSNPTISLDAISICMYYLNWDMQFMLGLSAAISVRVSNELGAGNPRVAMLSVVVVNITTVLISSVLCVIVLVFRVGLSKAFTSDAEVIAAVSDLFPLLAVSIFLNGIQPILSGKITKETLL